ATGATGGGTTAGAGGAGTTCacgaaaaaagaagaaaagcaGATCATGTCACCCCTCCAAAGGTAGTGACCATGATGAACCCTGCCATGAGAACGAGACATCAGTGGACTCACCCGCTAAAGTAAGTGCACAAATTGAGTCAAAACTTAGGCAAGAAAACTTGAATGAGTCGCCCTGTCAAAGAAAAGAGGATGTACACTCAACAACCGAAGTTGAAGAGCAGATGAGGAAATCATCCATAGTTGCAGTGGTTGATCCAGATACAGAGGAACATGCTACATTACAAATCAAGAAAGAAGAGCTCTCAGAATCAATTCATGAGAGGGAAAAGCATAACGAGTCAGCTAACTAGAACGTAGAGTTTGATTAAATGACATTAATTATCCAGAAGAATTTTTTGGTTTCTCTGATAGAAAAGTATGAGAAAAGggtcttttgttttgtttttttttaatcgctCGGTTCGACCTTCTATTTAAATTCCTGAATGATTTGCATCAGGAAAACGGCCGCAGCTCGAACATGCATGTCTCCTTATTTGGCTTGTGGACTTGGGCTTAACGCTTGCAGGTTCAGTTTTCAGTTTTTCGTTGTCACCTATTTAATGAGAGAAATTCATTGGTACATTCAAACTACCTTATTATATCATGTCTAATTTCCATGTTCCTTGTTATGATGTTATTGTATTGCATCGTTCATTGGTTACTCCTTAAACGAGAATAATGAAAATCGTATATAAATGATTCATGATATATGAGACGAAGCAAAATTATAAAGGAACTTGATCATGCTAGAAACTTCGAAAAAAATAATCCAGTTTACATGCCATGAAACAATGTCAAGCAGCATAACATCGAACTCCTTGTATCGATAGTATAGTATGGATTTGAATCTGACAAGTTAGCGGGTTTCCTGTTCTGAAGTTCCAAAATGTTGGTTCTTACCTAGTTCATTCACATGTTACATCAAGTGTGGCTTATGAATCTTTAACAAAACCAACATGCCCGGAGATTAAATTGGTGTTTAGTTTTACTTTTCATAGTTGATAAATATTTTGAGAAAACCATATTGTAGATTGCCAaagtatatttaaatttattttcaaacgaCACGGTTTTTAGATCAAGTAAAAACCAATGGACTCCTTAGTTTCAATTTCATCGAAAGAACCCACTTATTTAGAAATTCAATCAGGTTAATCAATAActcagttttttttatttttttgtaaaaaaatcagTTAAATCGTTTGTTCGGATAGGTTTCcttttatatatacacacatacataatttaaaatgaatccactcatttttttaagataaaattcgattttcttaaaaaaaaaattaattaaaaaactcTTGAAAAAAGAGAATTGGAAGGAAGATAATAGACATTATATAACAGagtttgaacttcaaaaactaAACTTGGAGTTGTATCAATGATTACGCAAAAACTCCGATGAGACCGTTTCTCGAATTAATTTTGGAGTCAGATCTTCAACCTGACCcaaatcatgaaaaatattatttttcataccaaaagtattattttcacGGTAGATATAGATCGAGTCGATTTGTTTCACGAATATAGACTCATTTGACTATCTCATGACCTACTCTAGGAAAGTTTAGTTAAGGATGATCCAACACATAAAATCGAgaatgcaaaaatatttttctgttTTCTCAAACTCCAGAGAAATATTTCCATTCGTTCTCAAAACATTTTCTTTCAACTATTTCAAAATAACAGACATACAACCTACATGTTACAAACCAGCCAAGCAACATTGTATTTTAAGCAATAAGTTCTTAAAATCTACATTACACTTAAAATGCATTCACGTGCAACGCGGGTATTTCTTATCAGTATAATTAAATGTATCACAACTCTAAGTGGATGATGGATAAGAAAAGTTAACCTGTAACCCACCCACCTACATGTTGACATTAAGCATTGAGACTATATCCCATAGATAGGAGCTTGCAAGAGTCATCCAAAACATTATTTATCAGAGTAAGGTGCTCAGCCTAGACAAATACACCAACCTTTTTACATGTGTTTGGCCAAAATTGCCTCCACAACACCCTGAGCTATGGGGTGATAACAAGCACGTGCTTCTGAGAACACCCTCTTCGCAAATatcttctcttcttcttttcCAGGACCTTGGACGAGTGCGGCATACAGTAGCCGCAGATACTTCATCCTTCCAACTTCTTTAAGTGTTTTCTCGGCCTCGCCGTAGTAATTACTGCACCTAGACAAAATGGCAAGCCGGAGAAATGCTACCTTCACCTCGTAATCTTTCGATTCAGAGAGCCTGTAGCGTGCATCCAAAGCCAACACCTGTATTACAAGCAATGTCAGTTACATCAGTTTTACAATAATACATCTAATTATTTGGATCAAGTTCAAGAGCCTCGGGTCTACCTAAGTATTGGCTCCTAGTAACAAGCTAAACATTTTAAGGAGTTAGGCTATAGTACCTGTGAAGCTTCTACGGATTTCGGCAAATTTTCGAGGTAAAGCTCCCATTCTTGTCCAACCCAATCAGTAACTTCATCTTCATTTGGCATCCTACCTAACTTAAACTCATTAGCCAGAAACACAATCTTTTTGTAGATGTCGGAAGCAGGCTCCATTGCATCTGGAGGTATGCCAGTGCCCTCAGTCCATACTTTTAAATCAATATGATTTTCTATACCAGGAATGTTCACTTTGAGGAAATCAAGAAATGTATCGGTGTCGATAGATTGGAACTTGAAGGTTGCGATATACTTTTTCAAGAACTCGTCAAAAGCAGGCCTTCCGATCTATACGTATTAGACAAAAAGTACATCGGTTTAAGCCCTTTTTGAAGTTATATCCATATAGATTAATATAATCTCAAAAGGACAGGACCACAAGTAAATAAGCATACTTGTCTCTCAATGCGCCACAGAAACTGGAATCCTTTCTCATAGGGAACTCGAGAATATACATTATCAGGGTCCACTCCTTCCTGATTAGTTTTCAGTTTTGTGAATTCCATGTTGTCCTTAAACCTGTCCATTTCCTCAACAAGCCCTCTCCATCCAATCCCAATATTCAGAACAGCCCTCTCCTTTCCTTGCACAGCCTCAACTATTCGCCGATCTGCATATGTTGTGAAACCCTACAATCTCCAAACATAACAAAGGATGAGAGAACAGAAAAATTAACCTAATCTTCATTCAATCAGAATAGCTCAAAAGAGAGTTTGTACAACTTTACCAATTTTCTCTCATGGAAAAGCTGTGTCGGAAAGTTATATAGAAACCACTTGCATGAATATTATGTGATTATCTTTTCAAGTAACTATCtcaaaacaataaaaacaaataaatccaGGGTATGAGATGCAGGTGAAACTGCGACTTTGAAACTAATAACATATAACAAGTTAACTTGTCTCATACTCATAAAAGACTTCCAGAAAGAAGGAAATTCTCCATAAAAGTGGAGAAAAACCAAACCACTTACCATAAGCGGCCCACAAGATGATCAGAATAAAAGATGACTAATTAACAAACTTCACGGGTGGTTAATTTACTGCCATTTAGAAAATTAGCCAAACGTCAAAGCTAACAAAATCTTTATACAATGCAACATGGCATTACTAAATCTTTTCACAAAAATGCAATAGCGACATATGTCTTCTAAATAACTGCATACATGATTCACGAACAGGCATGAACCAACACAATAGACTAATAAAACCAACATTGATGTAATTTAAACAAGTTTTCCACCTCATTCAACCAAAAGTGATCATTAGACTTGTTGGTAATCAAATTCCCAGTCCAGCTATGAGCAAGCTCATGAGCCACAACTCGGGCGCCCGTTGCATCACCTTTAATCACGGTGGGAGTCAAGAACACCATCCTTGGATTCTCCATACCTGCATAGGGAAAACTAGGAGGCAAAACCAACAAATCAAACCTCTCCCATTCATAAGGCCCAAACAATCCCTCTCCTACCTTAATCATCTCCTCTGTGCCAGCAAATTCCCTCGCTGCCGAATCCAAAACACCCGGGACAGATTCAGAATACACCCTAGTCCTCGGTCCCATCTCCCGAAAACCCAACTCTCCAACTGCAAATGCAAACAGGTAAGGGGGCACTGACTGCTCCATCACAAACTCTTCGACGATCCTCCCATCCCCACACCATATTGAATCATCACACACACCCAGACACTCCCCCGCAATCGGGTTCCTCCTGTCGACATGCTTCGCAGCCATCACAGCCGACAAATAATGGGGGATGTTCAGTTTCGCGGAATATCTGATCCGGGCAGCCGGCGTATCTTGGCAGGGGAAAATGGATCTGGCGTGAATGGACTGGCATTGGGTGTAGACAAAAGGAAAGGCCTTGTTAAACGTCTGTGGAGGGGAAAGCCACTGAAGAGCCGTGGAGGAAGGAGACGTTTTCGAGATGACCAAGAATTGGGAGTGGTTCGCAAGCGTCACAATCAACGATTGCCCCAAAACGGTGTCGGGCGAGGCAGGGTGGACGGAGAACGCGAGTGCGGCGAGGGTTTGAGGATCAAGAACGGCGGAGATGGAGAGGGAACGTGTGTCTAGAGCGAAGGGGCCCGAGTGAGTGGCGGAAAGGGAGAAGAGAGCGGAGGAGACGATTGTGGAAGAAGGGAAGTCGAAGTAGAAGGAGAGTGAGATGCGGGTCGTCAGTGGGTGAGAGGAGTCTGTGTAAGAGTGTGGATCTATGGGTGCCATCTTTCTTGGTGGTTGAACTGCTTGCATTAGGTGATCTTTTGACGGAACAGATAAAAGGGCTCTATCCAGCCGACAGACACGAGTTCGGGACAAGGAGATGGTTTCATGGAGCTAGACggtttatcttctttttttcatcTAATTAACGTTTGTCTCAATTTCTGAACAAATTATAAACAATCAGCTTATAAGAAGGTGTGAGAGATTTAATCGAAACCAATGTGTTTTagttattttgataaatttaattcCGAGTTTTTTTCAATCTTTACAACGCGATGTATCAACGTTGAGCTCAAATAgttcaattattaaaatattgaacaACGATTAATTAAAccgagtttgattttcaaaccaaatggaagacactcaaaataatctttcgtgaaaatagattaaacattttgtaaagcatttaaaagatatggaagttgaatgaataaaaacattttggttgaagcattttgtCAAACAATTGGTATGACATATTTGGATATTtaaagaacacataaaatacttcaacaatatatcttaaaaacagtatcaataattaaatataataaataaatagacacaaatttttttatggatgttcggatattaACACACTCTTGATTGTAGGTCTCAACCTCACAATCTGCATAATGTTTCTTATGTCAAGACAACAAACACAATCTTTattgtctttgtgtgaagactcggtcaactaaactttgaagttcaactctcgtGTATATGTGTGAGGATTTAATCATTTACATTGTATTTATCTCTCAAATGTATTCTCACATATTGGGCTTGCTCTCGTTCTAGTTTATTTCTTCATGTAGGCTGCACATGCTTTGAATCCCAATCCAAAGCTTGTATTGATCTTTATGATGTTATATTTATAAACTCTAAGAATGATATATACATTAGATACAAAATAATATCACCGTTTGAAAAGTTTTTGTACTATTTCTGATATTGAAACGGTCATTTTTGCTTTGCTGGATATTTTTCCCAGGCTtaactgattttgatgtttttgtTTAGTTTTGCTTGTTTGCTCAACTAAATCAAATTGATGAGGTCTGCTGAAATCAATCTTGCTGATTTCAGTCTACACAGAACTCATAGTTTCGTCGTCATTTATCAACATCTTAAACTCTGATTCTGACTTTGACCTATGAATAGGATTTGTAGATCATCTTCTTAGCTTCATAACGTATATTAAATCGTTTCATTTGGATAACCGAGCTTATCAGGCTAACGACAATACCGCAATTGCTCATGCATAACTGATTGTTGTTTCGTGCAATCAATTTGGTTTTTCAACCATCAATTTacctagataacatccgatttagtccaactgacatgaaatacaacttgttccaaattgaatTTTCTGTTAAGTTGTTTTGACTGTTTGCCATTTTCATTTTTGAGCTGTGAGATATAATCAAACAAGTTAAACTCGCCAGATtttcagtttggctaaatttgaattttagcTTTCATCTTGAGTTAGTAATtacacacttgagtaaatatgttggaaacacaataacaagttttgttatcatcaaaatcaagattgcttGTATTTCTCAACCCAACATATGTTACGCCGATGACTTATAGTTTATCTGACATCAATGTCATAAGTTTGATATGAGATCTCAGGTCAGAGATTCGTCACATCACATCACATCACAAAAACTTctatgaaaccgtctcacatggcgcttttgtgagacagatctcatacttgacaataaaaaatattatttttatatcaaaaatttgattttcattcCAAATATAGATCTGTGAGACTTACTCTTGCTACGTTATGAGCATTTATATACTAAATCTTTagatacataataataaaaCGCAAACTAAATTTTCCATGTGAAATTTTGGAATTTCTAAAgcatatttaatatgaaatttgaaatttctaagatataagtttaaatttatttgatattttcaaaTTGTTCTTacaatatttgattattttctcTAGAAACTTGTACGAGTATCCAGAAGTGAATTTGGGAACACGTTTTAAACCTTTTCACTTGTATTTGCCTGCAAGGTTTATAATACATAAACACATACTATATATTTTGGATCTACAATCTCTCTCAATAAAATACCATTCAAGTCACAATACAAAAACTATACTCATTATGTTACAAAGCAAATGGAGGTCTATGGAACAAATATTagttttttcaacaaaaaaaataaataaaattatgcatatttttcattcaagaGCTGATTTGCAAAAATCGATGTATTAATATCTTGAAAATTAAGGATCTAGGTTGAGTCGAGCCAATTCAACACGAGCTAAATTGAGTACGGACTCAAGTTTTGCAGTACATCATGTCACATAggtataaattaaatatttaagtaGATTTATAATTATACACAATATTCTTATAACAATTTGAGCTAGTCAATCGTGTTCGATCGTGTTGTCTTGTGCTCAATGCATGACAAGTATGTTTAAGTATATATTCGGAAGCTCGTGGCTGTACCGACACACTCCATCAAAAGAAAAACTATTTATCAATGAGCCGGTATAGGTGACATTTGATCGGCGTGGGGAATACTTCGCATTTGGAAGGGTATTGATTTGGAGTGGATATTATTGCATATTTGCTTTTGGTCAAAGAATAAAAATAGAACGAGGAATTTTAATAGCCAATTGTTTTCTTTCGAATATCCAATGATATTGGAATTAAATGTGTGTATAAAACGAGCAGAAAGCATTACTAAACATGATGATATTTACTTCTTACGCTAAGGTTGAAATAagcttattaatttaaaaactttatatatataattttgagaatttggGTGCCTCTCATGCGCACTTATCGTGGAATGTCATATTAATCATCATCTCACGTATTTTTTCGGGTATCGAGAAACGTATTGCATTAAATACTTCCATGAAGTTCATGTGAATATATTTTGTGATGTCCAACAAGAGACGTCCaaaatatatatactattaaataaaattaaactttATAAAGTAACTATCTGGCACGAAATTCATGTGAACATATTTTGTGATGTACAACAAGAGATGCCTTATAAAGTAACTATATAGTAAGTTGGTGGagtctttgttttttttaaaaaaatttcataaatatctCGACAACTTCCGCCACTCTCATATGCACTTAGATTCAAAAAAATTGGTCACTCATCTCTTCCAccattttccttcttttcttccTCCAAAAAAatcgtattttttttattaaaaagatcgttcatttttttaaaaaaaatgacattcatatcttattataataaatattttaacataaataaaattctattatttatataatacgTTACACACACGATTCATGTGTCTCTGAGAgagagtgtgtgtgtatatatatcccaatttctataatttatttttgacaaATTATACACACACATGTGTTATATATAGGGGTGTGTGTAGAATTTTTTCAACGAAGAAtgggtttttttataattaatttaatttttaaaatatatttcaaaaataatttttttaaaaaaatattcaaaattactGCAATCCATGTTTATGAAGCACGGACCATGATACACGTGGATCATGgtccgcgcttcgtaagcacggaccaTGCTCCACGTTGGAGCGTAAGTGCGGACGATCCAACGTGGAGGCGTCCGTACTTTCGAAGCGCGGACGCTCCATCGTCCGTACTTCTTAGGCACAGACGCTCCACGTGTCCCATATCCTCCCCTCACACCCCTTATCCCTCCGCGAATCATTGTGTCTTCTCTTTTCATTCTCTCCTATTTCCTCCTTCTTTTACCCTTCCATTTTCATTTTTCCATTTATCAATATATCGCAATTTCTTCCATCGTCACCGAAcaatttttgagagattatctTCCGTAGAACGAAGTTTAGAAGATCGACAATTTATTTCAGAATGACAGATGATCGAGGTCCAGAAGATCCCAGTGTCCTCTATTTACAAGCGACACATATGTCATCAACAGTTTCTTCATTAATCGTTGATGATATTGTCAAATTGAAGAGGTCAGACAATTTGATTTGGAAGTTATACACTGATAATTATATACACAATCGTGTACTtgcatatttaaatcatatggGTTTCTATGAAGTTTTAGAATGTAGTTCACAAGTTTTTGATAATCATTTGACTACTGCTCTTGTTGAACGTTGGCGACACGAGACACACACGTTTCATTTTACATGTGGTGAAGCAACAGTCACGTTACAAGATGTTTCAATAATTTGGGGTCTAACAATTGATGGTGAAGCAGTCACTGGAATAGATGTGTCACATAAAGTTGAGGAATGTCAACACATCTGTTtggatttgttgggatttgTGCCATCATCAAAACATTTGAAAGGTGGTCATTTGTCTATGACTGCGCTACACGATCATTGCATGTCTAACCTTGTTAATGATGATACTTCAGAAGTAGATGTTGTGAAATATACCTCTTGTATAGCGTTAATGATTATTGGAAGAATAATGCTCCCTGACTATCAATGAGGGTCTGCTAGACTAATATTTTTGCAACTGCTACGGGATATTGATAACGTGGAGTCTTATAGTTGGGGTAATGCAGTTTTAGCATTTCTGTACCGTGAGTTGTGTAACGCGTCACGTATAGAGAAGACTACAATGGCTGGACCTTTATATATCATGCAGGTATAATTAATGTAATGTGATTATTTAAcacaatgttttttttaattttgttgatctattattattattataagcaGATATGGGCATGGAGCAGGATTAAATGTGTTAACCCCGACCGAGATGGGTTAACATTAGTTGTACCTCCCATTGATCCATATGCTATTATTCCAGTTTCTCCATATGGTGcacggtaatatttaaaaattattgtggtaatatcaaatatatctcttataattttttgatatataattgtttttgttAAATTGTAGGTGGAAAATTGGATTTAATTACACACATTCGCCAACACATGCTGTAAAAATTATAAGGGATTCTCTAGATCgtattattataatgaggtatTATAGAATTTTAATATTCAATAGTGATTAAATGaagattatttttgttttgattaaatgaatttttaatttgaacATTTCTATTTGTTACAATTTAATTGGATCGTTTACCAGAAGAATGACATAAatgtaaagacgattattgtTTCATACGACAACAAAATATGACGATGTGTTTGTCCACTTATTTGCTTTGATATCGTGGAGATGTATCGTCCTAATCGGGTGATGCGACAATTCCGAAGACGACAATCAATTCCAGTGTCTGCTGTCGACAATGATGATATACATAATATCACGAGAATAAGTCATTGAAACACCAATTGGATAgatgatcataaaaattcaattgAGTTGTGGAATAGTAAGTTGAGGTATGTTGCTAAAGGGGTACGACACTGGCGATCGATGCAAGTTGACGAAAACTACTTCCAATGGTATAATCGAATAACTGACAAGTCTTCACCAAGTCCTCTTTAttgtattaaataaatatttgattagaTGTAccacattatatatatttgcatTGTTTGATAgtaaatacaatattttattttgaaatgctTAATTACAtaactatttaaaaatacattgtaATAATCGATTTCAATATAATTTCAAGATCAAGACAGtatttcaaacaaaaaaattgtgttttctCTTTTTCAGTAACTTATTTTTTTAGTCCACTGgcttttcaaattttggttttgatgCAATTATTTCTAAATTTCGATTAATCTGGTTAATCTACAATCGGAATGTTAGATTGAAAGCCGGATTTCTCCATcgctttttttatttatgatataacCGTTTCAGATTTAGTTTAATATTATATCTTTCCTTTTAAAAGAAATTAGATATTAAATTCAGTGACTTTATTCCTCTCCctccaaatttattttaaaaccctATTTTGTGTGGAATTGCTGACTCACTCTTCCACCCTCCATTTCTCCTTTCTTTCCAACGAATCTCTCTCCGCCGCCGCTCCTCCTCCTCCGGACCTGCTCACCCACCAAGAAAGATGGCCCCCATAGATCCACACTCTTACACAGACTCAACTCACCCACTGACGACCCACATCTCACTCTCCTTCTACTTCGACTTCCCTTCTTCCACCATCGTCTCCTCCGCTCTCTTTGCCCTTTCCGCCACTCA
This window of the Primulina huaijiensis isolate GDHJ02 chromosome 3, ASM1229523v2, whole genome shotgun sequence genome carries:
- the LOC140974033 gene encoding leucine aminopeptidase-like; the protein is MQAVQPPRKMAPIDPHSYTDSSHPLTTRISLSFYFDFPSSTIVSSALFSLSATHSGPFALDTRSLSISAVLDPQTLAALAFSVHPASPDTVLGQSLIVTLANHSQFLVISKTSPSSTALQWLSPPQTFNKAFPFVYTQCQSIHARSIFPCQDTPAARIRYSAKLNIPHYLSAVMAAKHVDRRNPIAGECLGVCDDSIWCGDGRIVEEFVMEQSVPPYLFAFAVGELGFREMGPRTRVYSESVPGVLDSAAREFAGTEEMIKVGEGLFGPYEWERFDLLVLPPSFPYAGMENPRMVFLTPTVIKGDATGARVVAHELAHSWTGNLITNKSNDHFWLNEGFTTYADRRIVEAVQGKERAVLNIGIGWRGLVEEMDRFKDNMEFTKLKTNQEGVDPDNVYSRVPYEKGFQFLWRIERQIGRPAFDEFLKKYIATFKFQSIDTDTFLDFLKVNIPGIENHIDLKVWTEGTGIPPDAMEPASDIYKKIVFLANEFKLGRMPNEDEVTDWVGQEWELYLENLPKSVEASQVLALDARYRLSESKDYEVKVAFLRLAILSRCSNYYGEAEKTLKEVGRMKYLRLLYAALVQGPGKEEEKIFAKRVFSEARACYHPIAQGVVEAILAKHM